One genomic region from Euleptes europaea isolate rEulEur1 chromosome 6, rEulEur1.hap1, whole genome shotgun sequence encodes:
- the XXYLT1 gene encoding xyloside xylosyltransferase 1 codes for MARWAAMGRAPPCALAAAAALAVCAFYYAGPGGESGSGAPRRLQETRVGQPPEAPPAPGLAAGKAKEAERRLAGGVEEAASEASGEELPLLLVLAKAERNAALRAKAEAALRSLARLAKLGPRQALALHLLSDAPSTPLAKDLLRRALRDAPFKYKVIFHDVNVLTEKLLPIVEAMQKLFSAGTGTYYSDSIFFLSVAMHRVMPREISRIIQVDLDVEYRTNIRELFEEFDNFPEGAVIGIAQEMQPVYRHIFWQYRQEHPGTKVGEPPPDGLPGFNSGVLLLNLDAMRQSALYNRLLEPEAVRHLAEKFRFKGHLGDQDFFTLAGMEHPELFHILDCTWNRQLCSWWRDHGYSEVFDHYYQCDGHVRIYHGNCNTPIPAE; via the exons ATGGCTCGCTGGGCGGCGATGGGGCGCGCTCCTCCGTGCGCCCTggctgcggcggcggcgctgGCCGTGTGCGCCTTCTACTACGCCGGCCCGGGCGGCGAGAGCGGGTCCGGCGCCCCGCGGCGGCTGCAGGAGACGCGCGTCGGGCAGCCCCCCGAAGCCCCTCCGGCCCCGGGGCTGGCGGCGGGCAAGGCCAAGGAGGCCGAGCGGCGGCTGGCCGGCGGCGTGGAGGAGGCGGCGTCGGAGGCGTCGGGCGAGGAGCTGCCCCTGCTGCTGGTGCTGGCCAAGGCGGAGCGCAACGCGGCGCTGCGCGCCAAGGCGGAGGCGGCGCTGCGCTCCCTGGCGCGCCTGGCCAAGCTGGGGCCCCGCCAGGCGCTGGCCCTCCACCTGCTCAGCGACGCGCCCAGCACGCCCCTGGCCAAGGACCTGCTCCGCCGCGCCCTGCGCGACGCCCCCTTCAAGTACAAG gtgaTCTTCCATGATGTGAACGTTCTGACTGAAAAGCTGCTGCCCATCGTGGAGGCCATGCAGAAGCTGTTCAGCGCAGGCACCGGCACCTACTACAGTGACTCCATCTTTTTCCTCTCGGTTGCCATGCACAGGGTCATGCCCAGAG AGATTTCGCGGATCATCCAGGTGGACCTGGACGTGGAGTACAGGACCAATATCAGGGAACTGTTTGAAGAATTTGACAACTTCCCAGAAGGAGCTGTGATTGGCATCGCTCAGGAGATGCAGCCTGTCTACCG GCATATCTTTTGGCAGTACCGCCAAGAGCACCCCGGGACCAAAGTGGGGGAGCCCCCTCCAGATGGACTGCCCGGTTTCAACAGTGGTGTGCTGCTGCTGAACTTGGATGCCATGCGCCAGTCCGCGCTCTACAACCGCCTGCTGGAGCCGGAGGCGGTGCGGCACTTGGCGGAGAAGTTCCGTTTCAAGGGTCACCTCGGAGACCAGGACTTTTTCACGCTGGCTGGCATGGAGCACCCCGAACTGTTCCACATTCTGGACTGCACCTGGAACCGGCAGCTCTGCTCTTGGTGGCGGGACCACGGCTACAGTGAGGTCTTTGACCACTACTACCAGTGCGACGGCCACGTCAGGATCTACCATGGCAACTGCAACACACCGATCCCAGCAGAGTAG